Within Amycolatopsis sp. FDAARGOS 1241, the genomic segment GGCGTTCGGTCATCAACACGCTCAGCTGGTCGACCTCGTCGTCGGGGGACGCACTGGCCACGAGCTTCGTCATGATGTCCGCGACCGGACCGTCGAGCACCGTCGGCCCGTGGTCGTTGAGCCGCCGCACCACGTCGCGCTCGGACACGATGCCGGCGATGCCGCCTTCGGGGGTCACCACCACCATGGCGCCGACGTTGTGGCGGGCGAGCCCGGCGAGCAGTTCGGTCACCGTGGTCCCCGGAGCGACAGTGGCGACGGCAGCGCCCTTCGCCCGGAGCAGATCAGCGATCCGCATGGGTGTTCCCCTCTCCTCGTCGAGTTGGGTCACACCAGGTTAGGGCCCGGGTGCCGAGTGCGAAAGTCCAGCGAAGAGCGTTCACCCGTGGTATGGAACGCTCAGGAAAGCCGCTGTGCCAGGCCCTCGAGCGCGGCGCGGATC encodes:
- a CDS encoding CBS domain-containing protein; the protein is MRIADLLRAKGAAVATVAPGTTVTELLAGLARHNVGAMVVVTPEGGIAGIVSERDVVRRLNDHGPTVLDGPVADIMTKLVASASPDDEVDQLSVLMTERRIRHVPVLDDGRLAGIVSIGDVVKSRIERLEQSQEQLEAYIARG